The following proteins come from a genomic window of Pseudomonas sp. Z8(2022):
- the katE gene encoding catalase HPII encodes MSKQPKSAGNSQMAGSDTLDRSNSNAKLEQLEQFREDATGEALTTNTGVRIADNQNSLRAGERGPTLMEDFIMREKLTHFDHERIPERVVHARGSAAHGYFEVTDPATDLTCANFLSEAGKRTPVFVRFSTVQGPRGSADTVRDVRGFAVKFYTEEGNFDLVGNNMPVFFIQDAIKFPDFVHAVKPEPHNEIPTGASAHDTFWDFVSLTPESAHMVLWTMSDRAIPIAYRSMQGFGVHSFRLVNAEGQSKLVKFHWRPKAGVCSLVWDEAQKLAGKDPDFHRRGLWEDIERGLYPEWELGLQVMNEEDAQSFGFDLLDPTKLVPEELVPVRVVGRMVLDRNPDNFFAETEQSAFHIGHVVPGIDFSNDPLLQGRLFSYTDTQLMRLGGPNFNEIPINRPLCPFHNNQRDAPHRQQINRGRAAYEPNSIDGNWPRETPPAPSGGGYSSYPEPVHGTKIRVRSPSFADHFSQATMFWRSMSEAEQQHIVDAYSFELSKVERLYIRERQVKEILVHIDPQLALRVAQNLGIDLDDTSKSKEEGKTQISPALSQMNLLPGDIRGRRVAVLLTPGCNADEVAGLKKMLKGAGAVAKLLAPSPAAVKDSAGQPIQPDGSFASEPSITVDAVFVPGGEQVLKTLQGDGVAKHYLLEAYKHLKPIALSGDAAQLATMLGLEEDDGMLGGDRFDPLYKRFEAALKQHRIWAREPRTKSIPA; translated from the coding sequence ATGAGCAAGCAACCGAAAAGCGCCGGGAACAGCCAGATGGCCGGCAGCGATACGCTCGACAGAAGCAACAGCAACGCCAAGCTCGAACAGCTCGAGCAATTTCGCGAGGACGCCACCGGTGAGGCCCTGACCACCAATACCGGTGTGCGCATTGCCGACAACCAGAACAGCCTGCGCGCAGGTGAACGTGGGCCGACGCTGATGGAAGACTTCATCATGCGCGAGAAGCTCACCCACTTCGACCACGAGCGCATTCCCGAGCGTGTGGTGCATGCGCGCGGATCGGCTGCCCATGGCTATTTCGAAGTGACCGACCCGGCCACCGACCTGACCTGCGCCAACTTCCTCAGCGAAGCCGGCAAGCGCACCCCGGTGTTCGTGCGTTTCTCCACCGTACAGGGCCCGCGCGGTTCGGCCGACACGGTACGTGACGTGCGCGGCTTTGCCGTGAAGTTCTACACCGAGGAAGGCAATTTCGATCTGGTGGGCAACAACATGCCGGTGTTCTTCATCCAGGACGCGATCAAGTTTCCGGACTTCGTCCACGCGGTGAAGCCCGAGCCGCACAACGAGATCCCGACCGGTGCCTCGGCCCACGACACCTTCTGGGACTTCGTCTCGCTGACCCCGGAGTCGGCGCACATGGTGCTCTGGACCATGTCCGACCGCGCCATTCCTATCGCCTATCGCTCGATGCAGGGTTTTGGCGTGCACAGCTTTCGCCTGGTCAACGCCGAGGGCCAGAGCAAGCTGGTGAAGTTTCACTGGCGGCCCAAGGCCGGCGTCTGTTCGCTGGTGTGGGACGAAGCGCAGAAACTCGCTGGCAAGGACCCGGACTTTCACCGCCGCGGCCTTTGGGAAGACATCGAGCGCGGCCTCTACCCGGAATGGGAACTGGGCCTGCAGGTGATGAACGAGGAAGACGCGCAAAGCTTCGGCTTCGACCTGCTCGATCCAACCAAGCTGGTGCCCGAGGAGCTGGTGCCGGTGCGCGTGGTCGGACGCATGGTGCTCGATCGCAACCCTGACAACTTCTTCGCCGAGACGGAACAGTCGGCATTTCACATCGGTCACGTGGTGCCGGGCATCGATTTCAGCAACGACCCGCTGCTGCAGGGCCGGCTGTTCTCGTATACCGATACCCAGTTGATGCGTCTGGGCGGACCCAACTTCAATGAAATCCCGATCAACCGGCCGCTGTGCCCGTTCCACAACAACCAGCGCGATGCGCCTCATCGCCAGCAGATCAATCGCGGTCGCGCCGCCTACGAACCGAACTCGATCGACGGCAACTGGCCGCGTGAAACGCCACCGGCGCCAAGCGGGGGCGGCTACAGTTCCTATCCCGAGCCGGTCCACGGCACCAAGATCCGCGTACGCTCGCCCAGCTTCGCCGACCACTTTTCCCAGGCCACGATGTTCTGGCGCAGCATGAGCGAAGCCGAGCAGCAGCACATCGTCGACGCCTACAGCTTCGAGCTGTCGAAGGTCGAGCGTCTGTACATCCGCGAGCGTCAGGTAAAGGAAATCCTCGTCCATATCGACCCGCAGCTGGCGTTGCGCGTGGCGCAGAACCTGGGGATCGACCTGGATGACACCTCAAAGTCGAAGGAGGAGGGCAAGACGCAGATTTCCCCGGCGCTCAGCCAGATGAATCTGCTGCCTGGCGACATTCGCGGGCGGCGCGTCGCAGTTCTGCTGACGCCCGGCTGCAACGCCGATGAAGTCGCCGGTCTGAAGAAGATGCTCAAAGGTGCCGGCGCCGTGGCCAAACTGCTGGCGCCTTCGCCAGCGGCGGTGAAGGACTCCGCCGGCCAGCCGATCCAGCCAGACGGCAGCTTCGCCTCGGAGCCGTCGATCACCGTCGATGCGGTGTTCGTGCCGGGCGGCGAGCAGGTGCTCAAGACCCTGCAGGGCGATGGTGTGGCCAAGCATTACTTGCTGGAAGCCTACAAGCACCTCAAGCCTATCGCGCTCAGTGGCGATGCCGCTCAACTGGCGACCATGCTGGGCCTGGAAGAGGATGACGGCATGCTCGGTGGCGACAGGTTCGATCCGCTGTACAAGCGTTTCGAGGCAGCGCTCAAGCAGCATCGCATCTGGGCTCGCGAACCGCGGACCAAGAGCATCCCGGCCTGA
- a CDS encoding DUF4142 domain-containing protein — protein sequence MHPLKPLALLAAAAFALCAVTSLQAASKTESISSEEFVEEASAKGIAEIETAKLALEKSQNDTVKSFAQMMIDDHRQANQKLADLAKSKDLEVSDDAELLNQAKAMVLKLRGEASFDKAYMNNQVVAHRETIELFRRAVNVDDEQLAAFARETLPKLEHHLQRAEQLNGQLPEE from the coding sequence ATGCACCCATTGAAACCACTGGCCTTGTTGGCCGCAGCCGCCTTTGCACTTTGCGCGGTCACCAGCCTGCAGGCCGCGAGCAAGACGGAATCCATCAGCAGCGAGGAGTTCGTCGAAGAAGCCTCGGCCAAAGGCATCGCCGAGATCGAGACGGCCAAGCTGGCTCTGGAGAAATCCCAGAACGATACGGTCAAGAGCTTCGCGCAGATGATGATCGACGATCATCGCCAGGCGAATCAGAAGCTGGCCGACCTGGCCAAGAGCAAGGATCTGGAGGTGTCCGATGACGCCGAGCTGCTCAATCAGGCCAAGGCCATGGTCCTGAAGCTGCGTGGCGAGGCGAGCTTCGACAAGGCGTACATGAACAATCAGGTGGTCGCCCACCGTGAAACCATCGAGTTGTTCCGTCGCGCGGTGAATGTCGATGACGAACAGCTGGCAGCCTTCGCACGCGAGACGCTGCCCAAGCTGGAACACCATCTGCAGCGCGCCGAGCAGCTCAATGGTCAGTTGCCGGAAGAGTAA
- a CDS encoding CinA family protein: MQNVEQVVDFLSKYKLRLATAESCTAGLISSLVADVPGSGQVLDCAFVTYSPKAKQRCLGVNPNTIERFGLTSEEVAREMALGALQRSDADIVLANTGLAEAEGDMDGVQCIACAMRLDQHQGVVSETVQFSGSRNEVREQAARYALKQLAYYYERLRQA; the protein is encoded by the coding sequence ATGCAAAACGTCGAGCAGGTGGTTGATTTCCTCAGCAAGTACAAGCTGCGCCTGGCCACTGCCGAGTCCTGTACGGCCGGTCTGATCAGCTCACTGGTGGCGGATGTGCCGGGTAGCGGGCAGGTGCTCGACTGCGCATTCGTCACCTATTCACCCAAGGCCAAGCAGCGCTGCCTGGGCGTCAACCCGAACACCATCGAGCGCTTTGGCCTGACCAGCGAGGAAGTGGCGCGGGAAATGGCACTCGGCGCGCTGCAGCGCAGTGATGCCGATATCGTGCTGGCCAATACCGGGTTGGCGGAAGCGGAAGGGGACATGGACGGCGTGCAGTGCATCGCCTGTGCGATGCGTCTCGACCAGCATCAGGGCGTGGTCAGCGAGACGGTGCAGTTCAGCGGTTCCCGCAACGAGGTGCGTGAACAGGCGGCGCGCTATGCCCTGAAGCAGCTGGCTTATTACTACGAGCGCCTGCGCCAGGCCTGA